A window of the Candidatus Ancaeobacter aquaticus genome harbors these coding sequences:
- the ugpC gene encoding sn-glycerol-3-phosphate ABC transporter ATP-binding protein UgpC has protein sequence MAHVVLKDVYKIYPGNVCAVNNVNLEIQDKEFVVLVGPSGCGKSTTLRMVAGLEEITQGTIHIDDKLINNVAPKDRDIAMVFQNYALYPHMTVYRNMAFGLQLRKYPKSEIDARVREAAEILGITSLLDRRPKALSGGQRQRVAVGRTIVRRPKAFLFDEPLSNLDAKLRVQMRTEITKLHIKLQSTMIYVTHDQIEAMTMGDRIVVMKDGLMQQISDPIALYEKPVNKFVAGFIGTPPMNFMEGRIVKKESGKLFFKEEFFEIKVGNEMVGALAPYEGKRVVLGIRPEDIYDRLFVADASPDHMLTAMVEVIEPMGAETYLYLNTNAHSFIARMDAHEQVEVNQKIEVVFNMTKVHFFDCETEKTIA, from the coding sequence ATGGCACATGTAGTCCTCAAAGATGTCTATAAAATATATCCGGGTAATGTATGTGCTGTAAATAACGTTAATCTTGAAATACAGGACAAAGAATTTGTTGTTCTTGTGGGTCCTTCCGGATGTGGTAAGTCTACTACTCTCAGGATGGTTGCCGGGTTAGAAGAAATTACCCAAGGCACTATCCATATCGATGACAAACTGATAAATAATGTTGCTCCAAAAGATCGGGATATCGCAATGGTGTTCCAGAATTATGCGCTTTATCCTCATATGACCGTATACAGAAATATGGCGTTTGGTCTTCAGCTACGCAAATATCCAAAATCTGAAATAGATGCACGTGTACGCGAGGCGGCAGAAATATTAGGTATTACTTCGCTTCTTGATAGGCGGCCGAAAGCGCTTTCAGGCGGGCAAAGACAGCGTGTTGCCGTAGGTCGCACAATAGTAAGAAGGCCGAAAGCGTTTCTCTTTGATGAACCGTTATCTAACCTTGATGCGAAGCTTCGTGTGCAGATGAGAACTGAAATAACAAAACTGCATATAAAGCTGCAATCGACGATGATATATGTAACTCATGATCAGATTGAAGCGATGACTATGGGCGACAGGATTGTTGTTATGAAAGACGGTTTGATGCAGCAGATAAGTGATCCTATAGCGCTATATGAAAAACCGGTGAATAAATTTGTTGCTGGTTTTATCGGGACGCCTCCAATGAATTTTATGGAGGGGAGAATTGTTAAAAAAGAAAGCGGAAAACTGTTCTTTAAAGAAGAGTTTTTTGAGATAAAAGTTGGTAACGAAATGGTTGGGGCTCTTGCCCCCTATGAAGGAAAGAGGGTAGTATTAGGTATTCGGCCTGAGGACATTTATGACAGGTTGTTTGTTGCGGATGCATCTCCCGACCACATGCTTACCGCTATGGTGGAGGTAATTGAACCGATGGGCGCTGAAACATATCTTTATCTCAACACAAACGCACATTCTTTCATTGCACGTATGGATGCTCATGAGCAGGTTGAAGTGAATCAGAAGATCGAAGTTGTGTTTAATATGACAAAAGTTCATTTCTTTGATTGTGAGACTGAAAAGACTATTGCGTAA